The genomic DNA CTCTTGTATTTCACCCTTGTTTTTGTATATGCAGTAATTTTATGATTGACTTTGTATAGTGGATTTTTCGATGTCCGAGAACCTAAGAAGGAGTAATAATCCATATATTCCTGCCTGAGCTTGTTGCTCTGTGAAATTAAGTGATAGTCTCTTTAGTAATAAGTAATAAATAGTGGTGTAATCACTATTTAACTTATTCAGGAGTCCGGGCTTAATAAAATTAATTTAAATTACTTAAACAATTAAGCCGTAAACCTAATAATATATACTTCACTCTTGAGTCAGATTCCTGAAGAAAATACTATGAATATTCCCAAATACCTAGGTATTTAAGACAAAATGTTAATAAGTTATGTATACATAGCAGTTGATAGTTGACAGTGCAGCGATTAAAGTTTTCCCCAATTACCAACCGTTAATCACAACTTAACCCTAAAATATAAACTTTGAGTAAATTTTTGAGTAAATTTTCTGATGACAACCAAAATTTCTGATCCAAACGCCTCAGATTTAACAACCGATGATTATATTGTGATCGGTCTAGCAACGTGTTTTTATAAAGAAGATGGAGAAGTACATCAGATCGAGGTCATAGAACCTATTCCTTCGGCAGCTTTAGAAGCGATCGTCAAAGGCATTCCCACGTCGTATAAATTTGTTTATGGTACCACATTGGGATCTATTCTTAATGGTGATCAGCTTTTATTACCGGATGGTTTCCCAGATTCGGCACAGTTTGCCGATGAATTCTTAACCAGGGCATTTTCCGCAGTCCGCACTTACAAACGTCGTACATCAGCACAAGCATTGATACCCGTAGGTACAACTAAAACAAATTTGAATTATTCGACAGAACGGAAACGGATATTAAATGCTGCCAGAGTTGTAAATAAGGAAGATAACGTTAAACAACATTCCCACACTCATCAAGTTCTTTAGGCCAGATGCAGGAGGTAGAAGGAGAGGAGATATATTCACCTTTTCACCTTTGTACCCCTGCACCATAAAACCCTATTAACGATAATTCGTGAATTGTAGAGCTACAGGAAAGTCTCCTTCTTTAACTTTCTGGATCACTGCTTGTAAATCATCTTTAGCTTTGGCGGTTACCCGTACAGCATCACCTTGAATTGAAGCTTGTACCTTTTTAAATTCGTCACGAATCAATTTAGAAATTTCTTTGGCAATATCTTGACTGATGCCTTTTTTGAGTGTGATTTCCTGACGAAGCCTGTTACCGCTGGCAGATTCAACTTTACCAAAATCAAAGATTTTTTGTGATAGGTTGCGTTTAGCTGCTTTTTCCCGCAGTATGCCATGTATAGCCTGTAAAGTCATATCACTGTCAGTATTGATAGTGATAGCTGTTTCGCCTAACTCGACGGTTGTTTGTGTATCTTTGAGATCGTAACGGCTTTTGGTGTCGCGCACCACTTGATCAATTGCGTTAACTAATTCTTGACGATCAAAGTCGCTAACAATATCAAAAGAAAAATTAGAAGCCATAGAAAATTATTAATGTAGTGTGTTGAATTTGGGTATGGTTTATGGGGCATTGGTAACAATCTTTTCTGTCCCTTTTCCCCATGTCCAGATTTCCCTTAAATCTATCCTTGAACTTGGATGATAGTTCCAAAAAACATAGACAAATATCTCATGCCTTTCATTTGTCGGGAATAACCCCGACAGGGCGAACTACAACGCCACGCCACTTGCTACAAGTCGGGAAACCCGCCCAACGCAGTGGCTCCTCTATCCCTAGACTAAATGCTGTCGGGACTACTTTACGTAAAATATTCAAACTACCATTGACATCAGCATGAATCAATAAACCATTACCTGCTCTATAAAGTTTAGTTTTGATTCTGCGACCACTAAATTTAACTTCTTTCGAGTCAACTTTGCCATAAGTAGGAATTACATCTTGGTCTAAAAAAGAAGCTACAGAAGTGTAGGACTCCTCAGAGACCAATACATTTATCCCCACTAATTTCGCTTTATAACTCAACTGATGTACAAATCGAGTATGGGGAATACAAACAAAGTTTTGATTATTTCTACTGCCCAAATTCCCATTCTGTTTCCACAAGGAATTTTGACCTATTACTAAAGTGCCAATCCCACACTTGACTAAATGGTTAATAATTAAGCGACTGGTTTTATGCAGATAATCATCTACTCGAAAATTCCGTTTTTTAGTTAAACTTTGTAGTCGTTTAGATGTTTTTTGATGATTTGGTAGTAAAGATTGTAATTGAGCTTTTCTTTGATTGTAATAACGATTAATTGATTTGATAATCCGCCCGGAAACCAGAACTGGTATAAATCCCGGCTGGTTTGATGTTAAGGTTGCTAGATTATCTATTCCTAAATCAATCGCTGCTATGGAATTAGGGTCTAAACCATAATCTGTTTCCTCTTTTTCATAGACAACTTCCACAACATAATGGTCAATCTTGGGGACAATTCTTACTTGATTGAGATAACAATACTCAAGTAAAAGAGAGTAGCAGAACTAAAAGAGCCAAGACCAAACATGAGAGATCGTAAGATAGGGATATTGGCGATGTAAAAAACAGAGTACAACAGTCTAGCCAAAACAAAGGCGATCGCCGCAGTCACCGCAGACTGAGAATTTACACCAGTAACATAAGCCATTAAAGCTGCGGCAGAAAAAATCATAAACGCCTCAAAAGAGTTTTGATGCGCCCAGGTAGCTCTTTGAGCGTAAGCTGGTAATTTATCAAACATCGCACGTGGTGCAGACAACATCTCATACCCAATCTGCACGCGAGCATAAGCTACCAATAAAAACGGTGCATAAATAAGAATGGCAGCAGCAGCAATAGAATACAAGAAAATATCAGGAACGGGAAGTGGTAATAGGGACATTAACCTAAAAAATAGTGGTAGAGTTTTTGATTACATTATTTTTAGATGCGAATGAATACTGAGTAATTTGAACAAAATATTACCCAGTACCCATTGGTAATTACCCATCTCTATCATTAGCTTTGTGGAGACTATGTTTGACCTTAGTCAAAGTAGAACAGTGTCACCACTTTTCTTTGCTCTTCTGCATCTCTACAAGTTTGTAGTAAAGTATGACTGTCGTGAAAAGCAAAGCAGATGAGTTGTTGACAACGGGAGACAATCTCCTTGTTGCACAAATAACTAGCCTCCGCCAAAGATAGATTATCATTGGTAGGATTTTCAACTAAGTGCATAACCTGCTCTAGTTGTTGGCGTGATTCCAAGGGCTGACGCTCTAGGCTTTGGGGTAAAATTACCGTCAATAAATTTGGATCAGCCTTTGTTGCTCCCCGGATGGCAGCGGAATTAGTACCTGTAGCACCAGAAGTGATGATTCGATTGCCCGATAAAACTAGGGCATAGGTCATCATTTCAATGAGATTTTGATGTGTAATTGGCACATGGCGAGAACCCAGCAGGGCGATTCTTTTAGAACCTGTTTGTTGGATTGTCGCCAACTCTTGCGCTAATGTATCAAGGTTATCAAGGTTGATGAGGTCTGTTGACTGGCTCAAAGATGGTGATGATCACATGAAACAACCCAGATATTCTACCAAACAGCGTGTAGGTGCAAAGCCAACTATAGTTACAGATTGATACTTTTCTGGTTTTTTTAGCTGATTCAGACACAAATGTATGCCCAGGCGGAGAGTATGAAGCAGTGTTTGTTGCTAATTCATAACTCAGAAGTAGGATTTACGCTGGTAATTAACTATGGATTTGGGTAAATAGTTACATTAAGATAAGCTGGCGGCTGGGTTTAATCCTAGTTGAGATAACAAACGGTTAATGTCAAAGTATTCAGACATTAACTGACTCATGCAATCTACCTTGAGAGGTTCATGAATACGAACTTGGCCGAAAGTACGGTCAACAATTTCTACTGTGGTCAAGGTATCTAAATCAACTGACAAAATCGGTATTTCTAATTCCTCGGCCCGGCTAAGAATAAAACTAGGGGGTGGTAATTGTCCGGTCAGAATTAGACATTGGGTAGAGGTTTCTAAAGCCGCTTGCTGAATTTCCACGCGATCGCCCCCGGTAACGACTGCTTTGTTACGACGTTTACGGAAGTATTTCACTGCTGAATTGACGTTCATGGCCCCAATGGCGAGTCTTTCTACTAATAAATCCAGGCGATCGCTGCGACAGAGAACTTCTGCTTTTAACTGTTTGACTAATTCTCTGACACTAACGCTACGGAGTAAATCACTTTTAGGTAGCATGGCTAATACAGGAATTCCCTGTTCTTCCAAGAATTGCCGGAGAAGATGATTGGCGGTTTCTAATTGTTCCAGGGGAATTTCATTAATTACCACACCAAGTAAGCGATCGCCTATTCGTTGTTTGGCAGATAATAAAGCTTCTACTGACAGCAGTGAATTATACCGATGTACTAATAGCACACCTCCATCTAAAACTTCTGCCATTTGCGCTAAGGACAAACCAAACAGATTACCTGCATCTAGGTCTCCTCCGCCTTCTAACAGCATTAAATCCCCTCGTGGTATTTGTAAATACTGCTGTACTAATGACTGCTGGTAATTGGTTTTGTCTTCACCGCGTAATCTTTTTTGAACTTTAATTTCATCTAAAGCTAACAAAGTCGGAGCAACACGGTTTTCCGTTAGTTTCAGACTTTCGGTAATGAACTGGACATCTCCGTCAGCTACTGTTCCATAGGAAGTATGCAGACAAACATCTAATGGTTTGCCGTAGGCGATGTCTATTCCTTGTTGCTTCAGCTGATGTGACAAACCTAAAACCGTTGCGGATTTACCACTGTAAGTCTCTACTGAACCAATCAGCAAATATTTAACAGATGTTGGCACGCCATGCACTCCTAATTTCAAATGTCTGTTTAACCCAGCTAGGTGTTCCCTAATTTTAGCTGACCCAACAGAAATAGCTTATTTAGTCTTTAGTTATTGGGCATTGGGCATTGGGCATTGGGCATTGGGCATCTCCCACTTTCCCACTCTCCTACTTTCCCCTTAATCTTCTATACGTAGGAGTTTGCGATAGAAAGTAGAAGAAAAATCAGTAACTTTATTACGTTTATACTGTTCCATCAATTCAATTAAGAAATTAATAAATTCAAAGCTGGCCATCATCACTTCATAACTTAATTCCGCATTGCCATCAAACTGAATCCGGCAGCGTGTCAAGTCTGAGGGTAGGGTAGCAACATTCCAGGTAGCAATGAAGGGAATATTTTCACCGCCTTCTATTTTGCGATGTCCTTCTATGTAACCTTTTTGATAAAGACTAATGGCATAGGGCAAGAAATTCCTTTTAGCTTGCTGGATATAAGGCAAGTAGACAGTTGCTTGTTGCTGAGTTACTGGTTGAATTTGGTCAATAGTAGACATAATTGAGAATTCCTTAACTGAACTGAGCTATTCAGGATTTTAATTTGCCATCTCATAGTATTCCCATAACTCTTTGTATTCAAACACACTGATATAAATATTTTCATTGGCATTTTGTTGACTAAGGAATCAGGATGCCAGACTGCTGTCGGGTTTTAGTTTCCTGGGGAAAGTTGGGCTTTATGTGGTAAAAACTGTAAACTTTAAACAAATGATGGTTTTTTATTTGAATTAAGCTATGCCAGCGAATTCCTGGCCGGAAAACGACTCTTACAACGAAAATTCTGATTCTCTTAATTCTTTACTGTCTGACCTATCAGCACAGGAGGAGTTACAGGAAGATGAAAATGCTCTTACTTTACCTTTATCAAGGTTTCAACGACGTAGACCCAAAGCCGCCCTAGTCTTAACTATTGTTTGGAGTGGGACGATCGCTTTACATTTAGTTTCTTGGGGTTCTATTTTCGTTCTCGGACTGACGGCAATTTTAAGCGTTCATGCCTTCAGGATTATTTTTGCTAGACCCCGCCATCATGCTAAAGAAATACAGGGAGATTTACCTTGTATATCTGTGTTGGTGGCTGCAAAAAATGAAGAAGCGGTAATTGGCAGATTGGTCAAAAATCTTTGTAGTCTGGAATATGCCAATGGTGAATATGAGGTCTGGATTATTGATGATAATAGTACGGATAACACACCGCAGCTATTAGCACAATTACAGCAGAAATATCAGCAACTCAGAGTTTTTAACCGTGCGGCTGATGCTACTGGGGGTAAGTCTGGGGCTTTAAATCAGGTGTTACCAATGACTAAAGGTGACATTATTGCCGTGTTTGATGCGGATGCCCAAGTTAACCCAGATTTGTTGTTACAAGTAGTACCTGTGTTCCAAAAAGAACA from Okeanomitos corallinicola TIOX110 includes the following:
- a CDS encoding YajQ family cyclic di-GMP-binding protein, translating into MASNFSFDIVSDFDRQELVNAIDQVVRDTKSRYDLKDTQTTVELGETAITINTDSDMTLQAIHGILREKAAKRNLSQKIFDFGKVESASGNRLRQEITLKKGISQDIAKEISKLIRDEFKKVQASIQGDAVRVTAKAKDDLQAVIQKVKEGDFPVALQFTNYR
- a CDS encoding transposase; amino-acid sequence: MEVVYEKEETDYGLDPNSIAAIDLGIDNLATLTSNQPGFIPVLVSGRIIKSINRYYNQRKAQLQSLLPNHQKTSKRLQSLTKKRNFRVDDYLHKTSRLIINHLVKCGIGTLVIGQNSLWKQNGNLGSRNNQNFVCIPHTRFVHQLSYKAKLVGINVLVSEESYTSVASFLDQDVIPTYGKVDSKEVKFSGRRIKTKLYRAGNGLLIHADVNGSLNILRKVVPTAFSLGIEEPLRWAGFPTCSKWRGVVVRPVGVIPDK
- a CDS encoding MAPEG family protein, which codes for MSLLPLPVPDIFLYSIAAAAILIYAPFLLVAYARVQIGYEMLSAPRAMFDKLPAYAQRATWAHQNSFEAFMIFSAAALMAYVTGVNSQSAVTAAIAFVLARLLYSVFYIANIPILRSLMFGLGSFSSATLFYLSIVISIK
- a CDS encoding DNA recombination-mediator protein A, with the translated sequence MSQSTDLINLDNLDTLAQELATIQQTGSKRIALLGSRHVPITHQNLIEMMTYALVLSGNRIITSGATGTNSAAIRGATKADPNLLTVILPQSLERQPLESRQQLEQVMHLVENPTNDNLSLAEASYLCNKEIVSRCQQLICFAFHDSHTLLQTCRDAEEQRKVVTLFYFD
- a CDS encoding phosphotransacetylase family protein; this encodes MPTSVKYLLIGSVETYSGKSATVLGLSHQLKQQGIDIAYGKPLDVCLHTSYGTVADGDVQFITESLKLTENRVAPTLLALDEIKVQKRLRGEDKTNYQQSLVQQYLQIPRGDLMLLEGGGDLDAGNLFGLSLAQMAEVLDGGVLLVHRYNSLLSVEALLSAKQRIGDRLLGVVINEIPLEQLETANHLLRQFLEEQGIPVLAMLPKSDLLRSVSVRELVKQLKAEVLCRSDRLDLLVERLAIGAMNVNSAVKYFRKRRNKAVVTGGDRVEIQQAALETSTQCLILTGQLPPPSFILSRAEELEIPILSVDLDTLTTVEIVDRTFGQVRIHEPLKVDCMSQLMSEYFDINRLLSQLGLNPAASLS
- the ebsA gene encoding type IV pilus biogenesis protein EbsA encodes the protein MSTIDQIQPVTQQQATVYLPYIQQAKRNFLPYAISLYQKGYIEGHRKIEGGENIPFIATWNVATLPSDLTRCRIQFDGNAELSYEVMMASFEFINFLIELMEQYKRNKVTDFSSTFYRKLLRIED